One segment of Andreesenia angusta DNA contains the following:
- a CDS encoding 2-hydroxyacyl-CoA dehydratase, giving the protein MKEKFKVGLDVGSTTVKLVVLDKLENVAYKKYIRHLSDVRNTVKEIITDAKEVLSDKLISMSITGSGGLNLAENLNIPFVQEVIASTEAVEKYAKETDVAIELGGEDAKITYFGKSLEQRMNGTCAGGTGAFIDQMASLLKTDASGLNELAKNYKHIYPIASRCGVFAKTDVQPLLNEGALKEDIAISVLQAVVNQTIGGLAQGKPIRGKIAFLGGPLHFLTELKSRFIETLELKPDEIVETPDAHYYVAMGAALLSLDDNYTEYNDLLSNLSKVDPENLTESNFLKPLIANQEDYEEFKKRHDSEKVARKGIADYSGNAFLGIDAGSTTTKVVLITKDGELLYSHYGSNQGRPLKSVIEALKDLNSKLHANIKIANAAVTGYGEHLLKSALSIDIGEIETVAHYKAAEFFEPEVDFILDIGGQDMKSLKIKNGTIDSIMLNEACSSGCGSFIETFAESLGMKVADFAREGLFAERPVDLGTRCTVFMNSKVKQAQKEGATVKDISAGISLSVIKNALYKVIRIRNIDELGEHIVVQGGTFYNDAVLRALETVIGRHVVRPDIAGLMGAFGSALIARERYEGHASSMRPLGDLEEFQVDTSMRRCELCGNRCLMTVNHFSDGREFVSGNRCERGLGFKKEKIEAPNLYEYKYRRLFGYKPLKEDEATRGTIGLPRVLNMYEDYPFWFTFFTELGYRVVISGRSNKQLYELGMETIHSESMCYPAKLVNGHIADLIKKGVQKIFYPSIPFSVKEDPNADNHYNCPIVTSYPEAIDKNVDDIHDLGIKYYYPFLPIDSPNRLGKRILEELPEEELSLKEINIALTKAYEEWDKYKSDLRAEGERALEYMKEHGKKGILLAGRPYHIDPEIHHGIPELIASYGFAVLSEDAISHLDKAEDLRVVNQWTYHNRLYNASTVAAKHKDLEVIQLNSFGCGLDAVTTDQVKDILDMYGKIYTVIKIDEISNLGAVRIRIRSLMAAMQERDRRGFTPTKLYSAPARVEFTKEMKKDHTILCPQMSPIHFELLEEVFREYGYNLEVLPSVGQSGIEEGLKYVNNDACYPAIVSIGQLMEALNSGKYDLNKTSVIMSQTGGGCRATNYIAFIRKALKDADMEHVPVISLNAVGLEKNPGFKITVPMLHKLMLGLIYGDAMMRLLYRVRPYEKVKGSADELYQKWNDICKKSLREEGKKGFAKTINDMISEFDSFEIHEDMVKPRVGVVGEILVKYHPIANNNIVELLEKEGAEAVVPDLLDFLLYSAYDAKVKYKELSGSYKGNLMGGIAVEVMEYYRKELRKALEKSKRFEAPQRIEHIAELAKKHLSLCHQTGEGWFLMGEMLELLESGVNNIACLQPFACLPNHIVGKGMIKELRRSYPLSNVAPIDYDASASEVNQINRIKLMLSIAFKNLK; this is encoded by the coding sequence ATGAAGGAAAAATTTAAAGTAGGGCTCGACGTCGGATCTACGACTGTAAAGCTGGTTGTATTGGACAAGCTGGAGAATGTAGCCTACAAGAAATACATTAGACATCTTTCAGATGTCAGAAACACCGTAAAAGAGATAATAACAGACGCAAAAGAGGTGCTAAGCGACAAGCTGATATCCATGAGCATAACAGGCTCAGGGGGGCTGAACTTGGCTGAAAACCTAAACATACCTTTTGTGCAAGAGGTAATAGCCTCTACAGAGGCAGTTGAAAAGTACGCAAAAGAGACGGATGTGGCAATAGAACTTGGAGGAGAAGACGCCAAGATAACTTACTTCGGAAAGAGCTTGGAGCAGAGGATGAACGGCACATGCGCAGGCGGAACTGGAGCCTTTATAGACCAGATGGCTTCGCTTCTAAAGACAGACGCATCTGGGCTGAACGAGCTTGCAAAAAACTACAAACATATATACCCTATAGCATCTAGATGCGGGGTATTTGCAAAGACAGACGTACAGCCTCTTCTAAATGAAGGGGCTTTAAAAGAGGATATAGCTATATCGGTGCTGCAGGCAGTTGTCAACCAGACTATAGGAGGACTTGCCCAGGGCAAGCCTATAAGAGGCAAGATAGCTTTCCTGGGAGGGCCGCTTCACTTCCTGACAGAACTCAAGTCCAGGTTTATAGAGACGCTAGAGCTCAAGCCTGACGAGATAGTGGAGACGCCTGACGCCCACTACTACGTGGCCATGGGGGCAGCGCTGCTTTCACTGGATGATAACTATACAGAGTACAACGACCTTTTAAGTAACCTTTCCAAGGTGGACCCAGAGAATCTTACAGAGAGCAACTTTCTAAAGCCTCTTATAGCGAATCAGGAAGACTACGAGGAGTTCAAGAAGAGGCACGACTCAGAAAAAGTTGCCAGAAAAGGGATTGCAGACTACAGCGGAAATGCCTTCTTGGGGATAGACGCAGGCTCCACAACTACGAAAGTGGTGCTTATAACAAAAGACGGGGAGCTACTCTACTCTCACTATGGAAGCAACCAGGGAAGGCCTCTAAAGTCAGTAATAGAGGCATTAAAAGACTTGAACAGCAAGCTTCATGCAAATATAAAGATAGCCAATGCAGCTGTGACTGGATACGGGGAGCATCTCCTAAAGTCAGCTCTTTCAATAGACATAGGGGAGATAGAGACAGTGGCTCACTACAAAGCAGCCGAGTTTTTCGAGCCGGAAGTTGACTTCATACTGGACATAGGCGGGCAGGACATGAAGAGCCTCAAGATAAAGAACGGGACTATCGACTCGATAATGCTGAACGAGGCATGTTCGTCTGGATGCGGGTCGTTTATAGAGACGTTTGCCGAGTCGCTTGGAATGAAAGTGGCCGACTTTGCAAGAGAAGGACTCTTTGCAGAGAGGCCGGTGGACCTTGGGACAAGGTGCACTGTGTTTATGAACTCCAAGGTGAAGCAGGCCCAGAAAGAGGGTGCCACGGTGAAGGATATCTCGGCGGGGATCTCGCTTTCCGTAATAAAGAACGCACTCTACAAGGTAATCAGGATCAGGAACATAGACGAGCTTGGAGAGCATATAGTTGTGCAGGGAGGCACTTTCTACAACGACGCAGTGCTAAGGGCGCTTGAGACAGTTATAGGACGACATGTGGTGAGACCTGATATAGCAGGGCTTATGGGAGCTTTTGGATCAGCCCTTATAGCCAGAGAGAGGTACGAAGGACATGCTTCAAGCATGAGACCGCTAGGCGATCTGGAAGAGTTCCAAGTGGATACCTCTATGAGGCGATGCGAGCTCTGCGGAAACAGATGCCTTATGACAGTGAATCATTTCTCGGACGGCAGGGAGTTCGTATCCGGGAACAGATGCGAGAGAGGGCTTGGCTTCAAGAAAGAGAAAATAGAGGCGCCTAATCTTTACGAATACAAGTACAGACGACTTTTCGGCTACAAGCCGCTTAAAGAAGACGAAGCTACAAGGGGAACTATAGGGCTACCTAGGGTGCTGAACATGTACGAGGATTACCCTTTCTGGTTCACTTTCTTTACAGAGCTTGGCTACAGGGTGGTCATTTCGGGAAGGTCGAACAAGCAACTCTATGAGCTCGGGATGGAGACAATACACTCGGAGTCGATGTGCTATCCTGCCAAGCTGGTGAACGGGCATATAGCAGACCTTATAAAAAAAGGAGTGCAGAAGATATTCTACCCTAGCATTCCGTTTAGCGTGAAGGAAGATCCAAATGCAGACAACCATTACAACTGTCCTATAGTGACGTCGTACCCTGAGGCCATAGACAAGAACGTGGACGACATACACGACCTGGGCATAAAGTACTACTATCCATTTCTGCCTATAGACAGCCCTAACAGGCTGGGCAAGAGGATACTTGAGGAGCTTCCGGAAGAGGAGCTTTCACTGAAAGAGATAAATATAGCGCTTACAAAGGCCTATGAAGAGTGGGATAAATATAAATCAGACTTAAGGGCTGAAGGAGAGAGAGCCCTGGAGTATATGAAAGAGCACGGTAAGAAGGGAATACTGCTTGCCGGAAGACCTTACCATATAGACCCTGAAATACACCACGGCATTCCGGAGCTTATAGCTTCCTACGGCTTTGCAGTGCTTTCAGAAGATGCGATATCGCATCTGGACAAGGCAGAGGATTTGAGGGTTGTAAACCAGTGGACATACCACAACAGGCTCTACAACGCATCTACAGTCGCAGCCAAGCACAAGGACCTAGAGGTTATACAGCTGAACTCCTTTGGATGCGGACTAGACGCTGTCACAACAGACCAGGTTAAAGACATACTGGACATGTACGGCAAGATATATACAGTCATAAAGATAGATGAAATAAGCAATCTAGGGGCTGTGAGAATCAGGATAAGGTCGCTTATGGCGGCTATGCAAGAGAGAGACAGAAGAGGGTTCACACCTACAAAGCTCTACTCTGCACCGGCCAGAGTGGAGTTTACCAAAGAGATGAAGAAAGACCATACTATACTCTGCCCTCAGATGTCGCCTATACATTTTGAGCTCTTGGAAGAGGTGTTCAGAGAGTACGGCTACAACTTAGAGGTGCTTCCGTCTGTAGGACAGAGCGGAATAGAGGAGGGGCTGAAGTACGTAAACAACGACGCCTGCTACCCAGCCATAGTATCCATAGGCCAGCTGATGGAAGCATTAAACTCCGGGAAGTACGACTTAAACAAGACCTCTGTAATAATGTCTCAGACAGGCGGAGGGTGCAGAGCTACAAACTATATAGCTTTTATCAGAAAGGCGCTTAAGGACGCGGACATGGAGCATGTGCCTGTGATATCCCTGAACGCAGTTGGGCTTGAGAAAAATCCAGGGTTCAAGATAACTGTTCCTATGCTTCACAAGCTGATGCTTGGGCTTATATACGGGGATGCCATGATGAGGCTTCTCTACAGAGTCAGGCCTTACGAAAAGGTGAAGGGCTCGGCAGACGAGCTATACCAGAAGTGGAACGATATATGCAAGAAGTCGCTCAGAGAGGAAGGCAAGAAGGGGTTTGCGAAGACTATAAACGATATGATATCGGAGTTTGACAGCTTTGAGATTCACGAAGACATGGTCAAGCCTAGAGTCGGAGTCGTAGGGGAAATACTTGTGAAATATCACCCTATAGCCAACAACAACATAGTGGAGCTGCTTGAAAAAGAAGGAGCGGAAGCTGTGGTGCCTGACCTTCTAGACTTCTTGCTCTACAGTGCATATGATGCGAAAGTCAAGTACAAGGAGCTTTCAGGCAGCTATAAGGGAAACCTGATGGGCGGTATAGCTGTAGAGGTCATGGAGTACTACAGAAAAGAGCTGAGAAAAGCGCTTGAAAAGAGCAAGAGGTTTGAGGCTCCTCAGAGGATAGAGCATATAGCGGAGCTTGCCAAGAAGCATCTTTCGCTCTGCCATCAGACTGGAGAGGGCTGGTTCCTAATGGGAGAGATGTTGGAGCTACTGGAGAGCGGAGTCAACAACATAGCTTGCCTTCAGCCGTTTGCGTGTCTTCCGAACCACATAGTGGGAAAGGGAATGATAAAAGAGCTTAGAAGGTCCTATCCGCTTTCAAACGTGGCGCCAATAGACTACGATGCAAGTGCGAGCGAGGTAAACCAGATAAACAGGATAAAGCTTATGCTCTCTATAGCCTTTAAGAATTTGAAATAG
- a CDS encoding 16S rRNA (uracil(1498)-N(3))-methyltransferase, whose protein sequence is MNIVLLLDEDFVDRDRVVISGRRLEHITEVHGAVEGDSLRVGKLNGKLGEGRILSMDDEKLEMKLELYEDPPPPSDIQLVMAMPRPKVFRRMLQDMTTMGIKKINVIKTWKVEKSFWESPVLDEEKLRESMILGLEQAKDTILPEIRVYKRFKPFVEDELPDIIRGTECLLGHPGGESSCEKSEGCKVTLAIGPEGGFTPYEVEMFKSQGFKVFSLGERILRVETVLPYILGKLS, encoded by the coding sequence ATGAACATAGTGTTGCTTTTGGACGAAGATTTTGTAGACAGAGACAGGGTGGTTATTTCAGGCAGAAGGCTTGAACATATCACAGAAGTGCACGGGGCAGTGGAAGGGGACTCGCTTAGGGTTGGAAAACTGAACGGCAAGCTTGGCGAGGGAAGAATCCTTTCGATGGACGACGAGAAGCTGGAGATGAAATTAGAACTCTATGAAGATCCCCCACCGCCTTCGGATATTCAGCTGGTGATGGCGATGCCTAGACCAAAGGTCTTTAGACGGATGCTGCAGGACATGACCACCATGGGGATAAAGAAAATAAATGTGATAAAAACCTGGAAGGTGGAGAAAAGTTTTTGGGAAAGCCCGGTCTTAGATGAAGAAAAACTGAGAGAGAGCATGATACTTGGACTAGAACAGGCGAAAGACACAATTCTACCAGAAATTAGAGTTTATAAGAGGTTTAAACCTTTTGTAGAGGATGAATTACCTGATATAATTAGGGGTACTGAATGTCTGCTCGGGCATCCTGGAGGAGAGTCCTCCTGCGAAAAGTCCGAGGGGTGCAAAGTCACGCTGGCCATAGGGCCGGAGGGTGGATTTACTCCATATGAAGTGGAGATGTTTAAAAGTCAAGGTTTCAAAGTGTTTTCCCTGGGGGAGCGGATACTCAGAGTTGAGACGGTATTGCCGTATATATTGGGAAAACTATCGTGA
- a CDS encoding DJ-1 family glyoxalase III, with the protein MKAVVFLADGFEEVEALTVVDYLRRVNIVVDTVSVSDSKQVEGAHGVTIMADKLTPELKNLHSYDAVVLPGGMPGSNNLRDSEFVLDTVKSLYNSNKLVAAICAAPIVLKRADIVDGKRITSYPGFEQELKGAVYIEEPVVVDGNIITARGPYFAVDFALEIVNYLLCEKRVSSLKKDILYT; encoded by the coding sequence ATGAAAGCAGTTGTATTTTTAGCAGACGGATTCGAGGAAGTGGAGGCCTTGACTGTAGTGGACTACCTCAGACGGGTGAACATAGTGGTGGACACTGTCTCCGTATCGGACTCAAAGCAAGTCGAGGGAGCCCACGGCGTAACTATAATGGCCGACAAGCTCACTCCAGAGCTTAAGAACCTTCATTCCTACGATGCCGTCGTCCTCCCAGGTGGAATGCCAGGGTCTAACAACCTGCGTGACAGTGAATTCGTCTTAGATACGGTAAAATCTTTGTACAACTCCAATAAACTTGTCGCCGCCATCTGCGCAGCTCCAATAGTGCTCAAGCGAGCGGATATAGTGGATGGAAAGCGCATAACTTCCTACCCTGGCTTTGAGCAGGAACTTAAAGGCGCAGTCTACATCGAAGAGCCTGTCGTAGTTGACGGCAATATAATAACTGCAAGAGGGCCTTATTTTGCAGTGGACTTCGCTCTGGAGATAGTGAATTATCTGCTCTGCGAAAAGAGAGTCTCGTCGCTTAAGAAAGACATTCTCTACACTTAA
- a CDS encoding DHHW family protein, with protein sequence MKKLSKLTTLIVFLGIIFTVPVLTLLKTKEDISQFENRELAKMPEIDKERVLSGEYFKDWETYMADHIYGRNGWLEKYTYMNMNVLEKQKINDIVLGERDTTLPYNPYIPEKTLSQNLEDIAEMSERLEKLKNSLESYGGELYFAGIPVQQSFYRARYPEYFERNEEFLDKSGERMFSLLDEKGISSIDMGKVFAEEDRDDYYFKTDHHYNFEGSYRTYREIISRISADSQAGIRGPLEREELDIETVPKEFRGSRNRQIYYMRPTDEKLQIGRPREEVAYRKLTNGNPDPEMYKVGEQDKYVTYDIYMGGDMAEIEVHTDRPELPNLLVVGDSFTNAVEPLLYYHFNETRVLDYRYYSEMDIYEYVEKHRPDFVVYVRDNANYGNLDGNGNFGLEN encoded by the coding sequence ATGAAAAAGCTATCTAAATTGACGACTTTGATTGTGTTTTTAGGAATCATTTTTACTGTCCCTGTTTTGACACTGCTGAAGACAAAAGAAGATATCTCACAGTTTGAAAACCGGGAGCTGGCGAAGATGCCGGAGATAGACAAAGAGAGAGTTCTCAGCGGGGAGTACTTCAAAGACTGGGAGACCTATATGGCCGACCATATATACGGCAGGAATGGGTGGCTTGAAAAATACACCTACATGAATATGAATGTGCTTGAAAAGCAGAAGATAAACGACATAGTGCTTGGAGAGAGAGATACCACGCTTCCATACAATCCATATATTCCGGAGAAGACTCTCTCGCAGAATCTGGAGGACATAGCGGAGATGAGCGAAAGGCTTGAAAAGCTGAAAAATTCCCTGGAAAGCTACGGAGGAGAGCTTTACTTTGCAGGGATTCCTGTACAGCAGTCATTCTACAGAGCGAGATACCCCGAGTACTTTGAGAGAAACGAGGAGTTCTTAGACAAGTCGGGAGAGCGTATGTTTTCGCTGCTAGATGAAAAAGGGATAAGCAGTATAGATATGGGCAAGGTCTTTGCGGAGGAAGACAGAGACGATTACTACTTCAAGACAGACCATCACTACAACTTTGAAGGCTCCTATAGAACCTATAGGGAAATAATAAGCCGGATATCAGCTGATAGTCAGGCTGGCATAAGAGGACCTCTAGAGAGAGAGGAACTGGATATAGAGACTGTTCCTAAGGAATTTAGAGGCTCTAGAAACAGGCAGATCTACTATATGCGTCCTACAGACGAGAAGCTTCAGATAGGAAGGCCAAGAGAAGAAGTGGCGTACAGAAAGCTCACAAACGGCAACCCAGACCCTGAGATGTATAAAGTTGGGGAACAGGACAAGTACGTGACTTACGATATATATATGGGCGGAGATATGGCGGAAATAGAGGTACACACCGACAGGCCGGAGCTTCCGAACTTGCTGGTGGTGGGAGACTCTTTTACAAACGCAGTAGAACCACTGCTTTACTACCACTTCAATGAGACAAGAGTGCTTGACTACAGATACTACAGCGAGATGGATATATATGAATATGTAGAGAAGCATAGACCGGATTTCGTGGTATATGTGAGGGACAACGCAAACTACGGAAACCTAGATGGAAATGGAAACTTTGGACTGGAAAACTAG
- a CDS encoding MBOAT family O-acyltransferase codes for MLFSSLIFLFVFLPSVLVLYYALGKKFRNIVLLGFSLFFYAYGGPKYLLVMLFSIAMNYVFGLMVERFREDHMSAKRVLTFSGIGNLTIIGYYKYTDFFIQNINTVFRAELPYAEIVMPIGISFFTFQGMSYVIDIYRGHGKVQKNPLNVALYISLFPQLIAGPIVRYETVADQIEGRVENFDKFVSGISRFIVGLSKKVLLANSMGLIADEVFANQPADISVLLSWIGAIAYTGQIYFDFSGYSDMAIGLGRMFGFEFLENFNYPYISKSVTEFWRRWHISLSTWFRDYVYIPLGGNKVSKVKHLRNIFAVWMLTGLWHGASWNFVSWGLYFGVILVVEKFFIGERIGKLWAPLRHIYTMTLVVVGWIMFRSETLGYAGEYLAVMFGASHQELLSDQAMYYLTEYRMEFLLAIVASTPIYRSIKEKLSTFQTGSWVERVEAFASPIVLSSMFLLCIMNLVNSTFNPFIYFRF; via the coding sequence ATGCTGTTTAGCAGCTTGATTTTTCTATTTGTTTTTTTGCCATCTGTGTTGGTGCTTTACTATGCGCTTGGGAAGAAGTTCAGAAACATAGTGCTTCTTGGCTTTAGCTTGTTTTTCTACGCATACGGCGGACCGAAGTACCTTTTGGTAATGCTTTTTTCCATAGCTATGAACTACGTATTTGGACTTATGGTTGAAAGGTTCAGAGAAGACCATATGAGTGCGAAGAGAGTTCTGACGTTTTCTGGAATAGGCAATTTGACCATAATAGGGTACTACAAGTACACAGATTTTTTTATTCAAAATATAAACACTGTATTCAGAGCGGAGCTTCCCTATGCAGAGATAGTAATGCCTATAGGTATTTCTTTCTTCACTTTCCAGGGGATGAGCTATGTGATAGATATCTACAGGGGCCATGGGAAAGTGCAGAAAAATCCGCTGAATGTGGCGCTTTACATCTCGCTTTTTCCACAGCTTATAGCAGGTCCTATAGTCAGGTATGAAACAGTCGCAGACCAGATAGAAGGCAGGGTGGAGAACTTCGACAAATTCGTGTCTGGGATAAGCAGGTTCATAGTAGGGCTTAGCAAGAAAGTTCTCTTGGCCAACAGCATGGGACTTATAGCGGACGAGGTATTCGCCAACCAGCCAGCTGATATTTCAGTCTTGTTGTCTTGGATAGGGGCTATTGCATATACAGGGCAGATCTACTTTGACTTCTCTGGGTACTCCGACATGGCCATAGGACTTGGGCGGATGTTTGGATTTGAGTTTCTCGAGAACTTCAACTACCCTTACATATCCAAATCTGTAACCGAGTTTTGGAGAAGATGGCATATATCTCTTAGTACCTGGTTTAGAGACTACGTATACATCCCACTTGGGGGAAACAAGGTCAGTAAAGTCAAGCATCTCCGGAATATATTTGCAGTCTGGATGCTGACAGGGCTCTGGCATGGGGCTTCATGGAACTTTGTATCATGGGGGCTTTACTTCGGAGTTATACTTGTGGTGGAGAAGTTCTTTATAGGGGAGAGAATAGGGAAGCTTTGGGCTCCACTAAGGCATATCTACACTATGACGCTAGTAGTGGTCGGATGGATCATGTTTAGGTCGGAGACACTGGGATACGCGGGAGAGTACCTTGCAGTGATGTTTGGGGCAAGCCATCAAGAGCTTTTAAGCGATCAGGCCATGTACTATCTTACAGAGTACAGGATGGAGTTCCTGCTGGCCATAGTGGCTTCCACACCTATTTACAGATCTATAAAGGAAAAACTTTCAACTTTCCAGACTGGAAGCTGGGTTGAACGTGTAGAGGCATTTGCATCTCCGATAGTGCTGTCATCCATGTTTCTGCTCTGCATAATGAACCTTGTAAATTCGACTTTCAATCCGTTTATATACTTTAGATTTTAG
- the thrS gene encoding threonine--tRNA ligase, with translation MINITLPDSSVREYEDGVTVYDVAKSISEGLARVVVGAKVNGELKGLKEEISEDSSLELLKVEDEGGKEIFWHTSAHMLAQAIKRLFPEAKFAIGPAIKDGFYYDIDMEHRLVPEDLEKLEKEMKAIAKENFELERSVMSREEALKYMEERGEVYKVELISELPEGEEISFYTEGEFTDLCRGPHLPNTKRVKAVKLTSIAGAYWRGDEKKPMLQRIYGISFEKQKELDAYLEMVEEAKKRDHRKLGKELDLFTMHNEGPGFPFFHPKGMVLWNTIQNFWRAEHQKRGYGEIKTPLILNEDLWHQSGHWDHYKENMYFTEIDGGDYAIKPMNCPGSMIVYKSNMYSYRDFPIRWAELGQVHRHELAGALHGLMRVRTFTQDDAHIFMLPEQVKDELVGVIELADELYSAFGFKYHVELSTRPDNYMGEIETWDLATENLRAALEEKGVEYRINEGDGAFYGPKIDFHLEDSIGRTWQCATIQLDFQMPERFDLTYIGADNEKHRPVMIHRAILGSMERFIGILIEHYAGKFPAWLAPVQVSILPISDKYNDYAEEVKNALELKGIRVEMDVRSEKIGFKIREAQMQKIPYMLVVGEKEVENNAVSVRTRDGGDMGALGLSEFIDKIVQEIRDKA, from the coding sequence ATGATAAATATAACATTACCAGATAGTTCTGTAAGAGAATATGAAGACGGAGTTACAGTCTACGATGTGGCGAAGAGCATAAGCGAAGGACTTGCAAGAGTCGTGGTCGGAGCAAAGGTCAACGGAGAGCTTAAAGGACTTAAAGAGGAGATATCAGAGGACAGCAGCTTGGAGCTTCTGAAAGTGGAGGATGAAGGTGGAAAAGAGATATTCTGGCACACTTCTGCGCATATGCTTGCACAGGCGATAAAGAGGCTGTTCCCTGAAGCGAAGTTCGCCATAGGACCAGCTATAAAGGACGGGTTCTACTACGACATAGATATGGAGCACAGGCTGGTGCCTGAGGACCTTGAGAAGCTTGAAAAAGAGATGAAGGCTATAGCCAAGGAAAACTTCGAGCTGGAGAGATCTGTGATGAGCAGAGAGGAAGCGCTCAAGTACATGGAGGAGAGAGGCGAAGTCTACAAGGTGGAGCTTATATCAGAACTTCCAGAGGGAGAGGAGATATCTTTCTACACTGAAGGAGAGTTTACTGACCTATGTAGAGGGCCGCATCTTCCGAACACAAAGAGAGTGAAGGCTGTGAAGCTTACAAGCATAGCTGGAGCTTACTGGCGTGGGGACGAGAAGAAGCCTATGCTTCAGAGGATATACGGAATCTCTTTCGAGAAGCAAAAAGAGCTAGACGCATACCTCGAGATGGTGGAAGAAGCCAAGAAGAGGGACCACAGAAAGCTAGGAAAAGAGCTGGACCTATTCACTATGCACAACGAGGGGCCTGGATTCCCGTTCTTCCATCCTAAGGGTATGGTGCTTTGGAACACAATCCAGAACTTCTGGAGAGCTGAGCACCAGAAGAGAGGATATGGAGAGATAAAGACTCCTCTTATACTGAATGAAGACCTCTGGCATCAGTCGGGCCACTGGGACCACTACAAGGAGAATATGTACTTCACGGAGATAGACGGTGGAGACTACGCTATAAAGCCTATGAACTGCCCAGGATCTATGATAGTCTACAAGTCCAATATGTACAGCTACAGGGACTTCCCTATAAGATGGGCAGAGCTTGGACAGGTTCACAGACATGAGCTTGCAGGAGCACTTCACGGCCTTATGAGGGTTAGGACTTTTACGCAGGACGACGCACATATATTCATGCTTCCAGAGCAGGTGAAAGACGAGCTTGTAGGTGTAATTGAGCTTGCAGACGAGCTATACAGCGCATTCGGATTCAAATACCATGTGGAGCTTTCAACTAGGCCGGACAACTACATGGGAGAGATAGAGACTTGGGACCTAGCCACTGAAAATCTGAGAGCCGCACTAGAGGAAAAGGGAGTGGAGTACAGGATAAACGAAGGGGACGGAGCTTTCTACGGACCTAAGATAGACTTCCACCTAGAGGACAGCATAGGCAGGACTTGGCAGTGTGCCACTATACAGCTTGACTTCCAGATGCCTGAGAGGTTCGACCTGACTTATATAGGGGCGGATAACGAAAAGCACAGACCTGTAATGATACACAGGGCGATACTTGGAAGCATGGAGAGATTTATAGGAATACTGATAGAGCACTATGCCGGTAAATTCCCTGCATGGCTTGCGCCGGTTCAGGTTTCGATACTGCCTATATCAGACAAGTACAACGACTACGCGGAAGAAGTTAAAAACGCTCTAGAGCTTAAGGGCATAAGAGTTGAGATGGATGTAAGATCTGAGAAGATAGGCTTCAAGATAAGAGAAGCTCAGATGCAGAAGATACCTTACATGCTTGTAGTAGGGGAAAAAGAGGTGGAGAACAACGCTGTATCTGTCAGAACTAGAGACGGTGGAGACATGGGAGCGCTAGGGCTTTCAGAGTTTATAGACAAGATAGTTCAGGAAATAAGAGACAAGGCTTAA
- a CDS encoding (2Fe-2S)-binding protein produces MAGNRTICTTNNVEYSDIRKAMCGGARTAEEVVEMAGICNECEGCKSELPGILASVCGCRDVSLKSVVDAVKSGINTVEGVGEHTGAGLDCGRCKALVANIIELGR; encoded by the coding sequence TTGGCAGGAAACAGAACTATATGTACAACAAACAACGTGGAGTATTCTGATATAAGAAAGGCAATGTGCGGGGGAGCTAGAACTGCGGAAGAGGTAGTGGAGATGGCTGGAATCTGCAACGAGTGCGAAGGATGCAAATCAGAGCTTCCTGGAATACTAGCTTCAGTATGTGGATGCAGAGACGTGTCGCTAAAATCCGTTGTAGACGCAGTAAAATCTGGAATAAACACAGTCGAGGGTGTCGGCGAGCACACAGGGGCAGGGCTTGACTGCGGAAGATGCAAGGCGCTTGTGGCGAACATAATAGAGCTAGGAAGATAG